From the genome of Treponema peruense:
GTAAGTTCTGTAAACGACTCTGCCATCTTGTCCATAGAATTGTTTACAGAAGCAATGTTTCCTATCATTTCTTCTACTGCAGCAGAGGCTTCTGCAACACCGGCAGCCTGAGTCTCGATCATTTTTTCAAGAGCGTCTATCTTGTTAGAAGATTCAGTTACAGAGGAAGCCGTCATTTCTACACTAGCAAACTGACTGTTCATATCTTCATGAACCCCGGCGATGTTTGCAATAATCTGCTGAATGGCGGCGGCGGTGTCGTCAATACTTTCAGTAAGCCTTGTTCCAGCAGAGCCAAGTGTATTTTTTGAATTCTTTACTTTTGAAATAATGACATGAAGTTTGTCTGTAAAACTGTTGAATCCGGCTACGACTTCACCTATTTCATCTTTTGAAGTCTGGGCAATTCTTTTTGTAAGATCAGCATTTCCGCTTGCTATTTCGGCAATGGAATTTTTGACTACGTTCAGATGCTTTATTGTCATGGTTACTACAACAATACAGAGAACAGAAGCAATCAGAATGGAAACAATAATTGTAAGAACCATTACAAATGACATATGCTGGAGCGATCTGAAATAATCAGAATAAGGTGCGGCACAAAAAACAGCCCATCTGCAGGTTGAACCCACCGGCTGGAACGCACAGGTCATTTTTCTTCCTGTCTCGGGGTCGCGGTAAACGTATACACTGCTTTCACCTTCGCAAAGACTGTTTACAATGTTCTTCATATCCCCGACAGCAGAAGTTTTTATATTCATTCCGTCTTTTATCCTGTCAAGATTTTCGTGCCCGACAACAAGGCCTGTGTCCATATTTACAATAACAGGATGCGAATTATGACCGACCAGAATTCCGCGACAGATATCTGACATGCGCGTTCCTTTTACCATGGCATAGACGGCGCCTGCGGGCTGGAGATTTTTGTCAAAAATCGGAACAGCATAATACATAACAATATCGCCGTCGGTATAAACAGGGTTTCCGATGTGTTTTTTTCCGCGCATAACATCCCTGTACATTTGTGTAGAAGAAACACTCATGCGGTTTCCTTTGGAACCGTAAGTCCACCCTTCTTCATCAAACATGGAAACGGTAATATAATTTTTATCAATATTTGTTGCTGTCGACGACATGAATTCAATTCGTTCTTTTATGGGAACAGAAGTATCCCTCATGTATTCAAGCGTGGCAAGTGTTGTAAGCATACGAATTTCGCGTGCATTTATTTCATCAATCTGGATTGCGATTCTTGAAGCAACTGTCGTCAAAACAGAATCTACAGATTCGTTCAAAGAAGTTTCGGCAACATTTCTGGTTACGATTCCCAAAGCAAGGTTTGAAACAACAACAATTGCCAGAATTGTTGCAAGAAGTTTTGTCTTTATGCTTTTAAAGGCAATTTTTTTAAGTACCATACAACGTCCTTTTAAAAAATGAAATTAAATCTGCACAACTACTATGCTAGCATGGAGTTTTTGAAAGGTCAAATTTTAAGGCATTATTATACAAACCGCGAACATATGCCGTTTATTATCAATTTTCTTCTATATAAACAGTATTTTGACTGCATTCAGGCGGTTTTATTCACCGGGACATTCAAAATCCAGTAGTGTTGAAAATAATGCGCCAAAACTGTATATTTTAAATTAACTTACAACAACTAGACTGATTGGAGACATCATGAAAAAAATCATAAGCGGAAAAGTCCGCGAAGTTTACGATTTGGAAGACGGACGCATGGTAATTGTTACTACAGACAGAATTTCGGCATTTGACGTTATTCTTCCTACAATGATTACCGGCAAGGGAAAGGTTCTTAACGCGCTGTCAAATTTCTGGTTTGACTACACAAAAGACATTGTAAAAAACCACATGATTTCATCTGACCTTAAGGACATGCCGACTGAATTCCAGAAGCCCGAATATGAAGGCCGCACAATTCTCGTAAAAAAACTCAAGATGATTCCTTACGAAGTAATCGTCCGCGGCTACATGTTCGGAAGCATGTACGATGCTTATAAAAAAGGTGAAAACTTTTTGGGCCATAAGTTTGACAAAGAATACCAGCAGGCAGAAAAACTCGACGAGCCGATTGTTACTCCTTCTACAAAAGCTGCAGAAGGCCACGATATAAATGTTACAATTGAATATATGAAAAACGATCTTGGTGAAGAACTCGGATCAAAAATCGAAAAAACTGCAATTGCAATTTACAAGAAGTGTTACGAACACGCTTACAAAAATGGAATTATTATTGCCGATACAAAATTTGAATTCGGTCTTGATGAAAACGGAGAACTGGTTTTGGGTGATGAAGTTCTTACTCCTGACTCAAGCCGTTTCTGGAATCTGGCAGAATACAAAGTCGGAACATCACCAAAAAGTTACGACAAACAGTTTGTACGCGACTGGCTTAAGGAAAACAATCTTGCCGGTGATGCAAACATAAAAAGTATTCCTGCCGAAATTGTAGAAAAGACAGCTGCACTTTACCGCGAGTGTCAGACAAAAATCTGCGGAAAATAATTTTTTGCATAAATAACAGGGGGTACAAGTTATGAAAAAAATCGCTTCTATTCTTCTTGCAACAGCAGGATGCGCACTTATTTTTTCCTGCGCAAGTACAAAAAATGTTGCAAAAGAAACTGTACAGCCGACTGGCGACTGGGAACTGATTCACTTTGAAAAGTCTGGGGTTACAAGACAGATTGCCGTTTCTACATTAACAGTGGAAGAAGAGAAAAAAGGTGAATATTCCGTAACAGGATTTTCCGGTGTAAACGACTTTGGCGGAAAATTTACCGTAAACGGAACAGCCGTTTCACCTGCCGCAAATTTCATTTCTACAAAAATGATGGGACCCAAAGCAGCAATGGAATTCGAAAACGAATACCTTGCTTTCCTGACAAGCGCAGAATCGTGGAAAACTTTTGCAGAAGAAGGAACAGAAGTTCTTGAAATTGCCAGCAAAGATTCTACTGCACGCTTTAGAAAAATGACGCTCGAAGGAACCTCATGGAAAATAAATGCAATAAATACAGGCAACGCACTTGTTTCTGTAGAATCAGATGCAATGCTCAGTTTTACAGACAATGGTGAAGTGAACGGCAATACCGGAATCAATATAATTAATTTTCCCTACACGGTGGACAACAAAAGCCATTCAATTAAATTCGGTCAGGGACAGATTACAATGATGGCAGGAAGCCCAGAAGAAATGGAGACAGAAAAATTATTTCTGGACAATTTGGTGAAGGTTAAAAATTATTCACTGACCGGAAAAACACTCACACTCTATTCAAAGGACGGAGCTGCACTTCTTTCTTTCACAAAGCAGGATCTGCTGTAAAAAGAATGACGGGTAAAATTAATTTTGCAAAGATTTTAATTCTGCTTTTGGGAGCTTCTCTGCTCTATTCACAAAAGCAGAATATAAATTCAAAATTAACTTACCCGTCACTTGATAAAACCCTTTCAGAAACAAATTCAAATTTACAAACAAAAAATCTTTCAGACACAGAACTAATTCACTCTGCAATGGAATTTTCAGAATGCAGTCCCGAAGAAGAAAAACAGATTCTTGAAAAATACAATTCTATAAAAACTCGGGTTATGAAACTGGCAGAAACAGAAAGTTCAGAAGAAAAACTTGGTGAACAAATTCTTCTGCTCATGTATGAAAATATATTGAACCAGTACAAGCGCAACGAAACAACAATGCAGGCCGCCTTTCTGAACGGAACATACAACTGTGTTTCTGCAAGCGTAATTTTTATGGCGCTTGCAAAAGCCGCAAATCTTAACACAACAGGGCAGATTACGCCGAACCATGCTTTCTGTACACTAAAAACAGAAAATAAAACAATAGATGTAGAAACAACGAATCCATACGGTTTTAATCCCGGAACAAAAAAACAGCTGCCGTCAGCAAACAATTCTGCTAAATATGCCGTTGTTCCTGCAAGATATTACAGGGCAAGAAAAGAAGCCGGTGATAGAATGTTTGTAAGCCTGATTGCAAAAAATCTGTGCAGCACTTACAATGACAAAAATAATTTTACAAAAGCTGTTCCGCTTGCATGCAAAAGAGCAGATTTTTTAAACGGCGCTTCTGACCAGGAACAGAATGCCGCCCATGACGACCTTTATCTTCTCTGTTCAAATTATGCAGCATTGCTTTCACGCAGCGGACAGTCCCGGAATGCACTTGACTGGCTGGACACGGTGTTTGAAAAGCGCGGGTACAACGCATCACTTTTGAAAACATACAATGATATTGCATACAACACTGCTGCGGAACTTTGCAACAAAGGACAGTACAAAACAGCCGCACTTATTCTGGAAAGCAGAAAATCTTATTTAACATCAGCAAATATAAATGAAATTGAACATATGGTTATTGCAACAGAATTGAATGAAGAAACAAAACCGCTTGCGGCAGATGAAGCACTGGTTTATCTGAAAAACAAACTTTCAGAAAACACCGCACAAATTCAAAATCCTAAAATACAAAAAACAATACAATCTCTTTACGAATATTATGTTCAGATAAAAGTAAATGACGAACAGAAAAACGGCCGCTATATTAACGCCGCCCAAATTGCCCGTGAAAATCTGAAAATATTTCCGCAAAGCAGTATTATTAAAAACCTCTCTGAACAGGCGCTTAAAAATCATGCAATTTCCGTTCACAATAATTTTGCAGAAAGTGCAAACAAAAAAGATTATGAACAGGCAAGAAAAATTCTTTTGGAAGGGCTTTCCCAAAATCCCGCAAGTTCAATATTAAAAAACGATCTCCTTACCCTTGAACAGATTACAGGCTCAGCCAGATGAATGAAATAAAAGACAATGTATTTCTTGAACGGCTGGATAAAATTCTTGTCAGAAACAAAATATCTACATTCAGAAGAGTCCGCAGGCTTTTGCAGACACATTGCCTTGAAGTTAACGGACAACAGATTTTTGACACCGGTTTTATGGCAAGTCCGGAACATGATACATTCACGCTGGATAAAAAACCGCTGGATCTTTTTTGCGAGAAATACATTGTAATGAACAAACGGGCAGGAACTCTTTGCACAAAAAAAAGTGAAAGTATACCAACCGTTTATGATGATTTGAATAAAAATGAATTCAACGAAGAAGAATTTCAAAAACTGCATTCTGTCGGGCGACTTGATATGGACACCGAAGGACTTCTTATTCTTACAACAAACGGTGATTTTTCATACAGACTCACCGACCCTAAATTTCATGTCAACAAAACTTACTTTGTTGAACTCAAAAATGAATGCAATGAAGAGAAGCAAATGGAATACAAGAATAATTTTCAGAAAGGAATTTTTATTCCGCAGGAAAAGAACGAAAGTGCATTTGTTTCAAAACCGGCTTTTCTTGAATGGAAAACCAAAAACTCCTGTCTACTTACAATAAGCGAAGGCAAATTCCACCAGGTAAAACGAATGTTTTGTGCACAAAAAAATACTGTCACTTATTTGAAAAGAGTTTCAACCGGCACACTTGAACTGGACAAAAATCTTTTCCCCGGTGAATACAGAAATCTGACTGACGCAGAGCTTCTGAATCTTACCGGAGAAAATTTTAACGCTACAAGGGCTTAAAGTCCGATGCAGGATGTTTGCAGATCGGGCATATAAAATCGTCGGGAAGCGTGTCACCTTCGTAAATGTAACCGCATATTGTACAGATAAATCCTTTTTTGGGAGCCGAAGATGCTGCAGGTTTTATATTCGAATGATAGAAAGCGTATGTTGCAGAAGGATTTGAAGAAAGTATCTGTCCGTCAGTTACGTCTGCGATAAACAAAGTGTGGCTTCCCAAATCTACTGTTGAACAGACTTTTGCAGAAACATAAGCATTGCATTCATCGGTAAGATAAGTGATTCCGTTTTCTGAACGGTTATATTTTATTTCAACCATTTTGTCTGAATCACGGCCGCTTTTGAATCCGAAGTTTTTGAACGTTCCGAATTTTGCGCTTTCATCAAGAATTGAAATATTGAATTCACCTGTCTTTAAAATCATATCATGAGTGTAGTTGGACTTATTAACGGCAATTGCAATTCTGTTGGGGTTTGCAGTAACCTGCATGGCCGTATTGATAACACAGCCGTTGTCTTTAGTTCCGTCCCTTGCTGTAAGAATAAAAAGTCCGTAACTGATTTTGTTCATTACTTTTAAATCCATAATAGCCTCCGTAAAAAAAATCAAGACAGGCAGAACTCAGTTTTTATCCTGAATATTCTGTCTGTCTTTTAAAGAGTATCAAATCAAAAAAAACTTTTCAATATAAAACGCGGTTCCGCAACAGCAGAATCCTGCACCTTATTTACTAATTTTCTTCTGTTTCTCCCAATCCCATGCGTACAGCTTCTGTAACATTTACTGCGTGGTCGCCAATGCGTTCAAGATATTTTGCAATCATCAGCGTATCAAGAACCTGTTCTGCAAAGTTTCTGTCATGCTTTTCACCGCTTGTAATCATGTTAAGAACATCATCCTTAACCTGGGTAAAAAGTGCATCAACTTCGTCATCCTGTCTTGCAACCTGAACAGCAAGTTGTGCATCGTGACGGACAAAAGCGTCAACACTTCCGGTAACCATTTTGATTGTTGCATCGGCCATGGCCGCAATATGGGAAGAATTGCTTCTGATATCAATGCTTGTATGTCTCAAAAGTTCTGCAATATCGCTTCCCTGATCACCAATTCTTTCAAGGTCGGTTATCATTTTAAGAGCGGCACTTACAGTTTTAAGATCCCTCGCAACGGGCTGCTGTGTATAAAGAATTTTCATACAAAGGCTCTGTATTTCCCTTTCACAGATATCAGTCTCGTGTTCAAGTTCAATGGCTTTGTCGCCAAGTTCTGAAGAACCTGTAAGAAGAGCCTGTGTTGCACATGTTATGCAGTCCTCGCAAAGAGACCCCATATTCTGAAGACTCTTATTCAATTCTTTTAACTGGCTGTCAAAATATTGTCTCATAAATTCCCTTCTGTGGTAAAATGAATCCGGTTAATAAATCAACCGAATCTTCCTGTTATATAATCCTCAGTCTTTTTGTTATGGGGATTGCTGAAAATCTGTTCTGTCTTTCCGTACTCAATAACTTTTCCCAAAAGGAAGAAAGCTGTTCTGTCACTGACGCGTGTAGCCTGCTGCATGTTATGGGTAACGATTACGATTGTATAATCATTTTTGAGTTCGGTAATAAGATCTTCAATGCGGCTTGTGCTTATCGGGTCAAGGGCAGATGTAGGTTCGTCCATAAGAAGAACTTCAGGTTCAACGGCAAGGGCACGTGCAATGCAAAGTCTCTGCTGCTGTCCGCCGGAAAGTCCCAGCGCATTTTTGTGAAGACGGTCTTTTACTTCATCCCAGATTGCAGCGCCGGTAAGTGCACGCTGAACAATATCATCAAGATCAGATCTGTTTCTAATTCCGTGGGTTCGAGGACCGTAAGCAATATTGTCATAAATGCTCATCGGAAAAGGATTCGGTTTCTGGAAAACCATACCAACTCTTTTTCTGAGAAGGTTGACATCAATGTTTCCGTAAATATCCTGATCGTTAATTTTTATTGTTCCGTCAATTTTGCATCCGTCAACAAGATCATTCATTCTGTTGTATGTTCTGAGAAGAGTTGACTTTCCGCAACCAGAAGGTCCTATGAACGCAGTAACCTCATGCTCAGGTATATCAAGATTAATGTCATACAAAGCCTGAAAGTTTCCGTAAAAAAGGTTCAGATTTTCTGTCAGTATCTTTGTTTTCTGTGCTTCCGGGTTCTGTGATTCGCTCATAATTTTCTCCATAAGAATCGGATTTTTTTTTGTGTTTCCTTTTATTGCTAAAGATGTATTCATTTTTTCACTCCGTTATGCAACCAGATGTTTTGTAACTGCTTTTTCCAAAAGTCCGCTCAGCCAGTTCAAAATAAGAACGATTACAAGCAGAATAACAGCTGTAGCATAAGACTGACCGGTGTTAAGGCCCTCACACCAGAGTGCATACAGGTGAACAGCAAGTGTACGACCGCTTCCCATAAGATTTGGCGGAATTTTAGCAACCGTACCTGCCGTGTAAATAAGTGCTGCAGTTTCTCCTACAACGCGTCCTGTTCCAAGAACAACACCGGCGGCAATTCCTGGAACAGCAGAAGGAAGTACGACTCTGAATACCGTTCTGAGTTTTCCGGCGCCAAGTCCAAAACTTGCTTCCCTGAAAGAATCATTTACTGCAAGAAGGGACTCTTCTGTTGTTCTGATAATTACCGGAAGAATCATTATTGCAAGAGTGCAACTTCCGGCAAGAAGAGAATAACCCCAGCCAAGCGATGTTACAAAGAACAAAAATCCGAACAATGCATAAACGATTGAAGGAATTCCTGCAAGTGTCTCTGTCGTAATTCTGATAACCTTAACAACACGGCTGCCTTTTTTGGAATATTCAGCCAGGTAAATTGCAGCTCCTATTCCGACAGGAACAGCAATGATAAGTGTAAGGGCAACGATTGTAAGAGTATTGATTAAAGCAGGGAACAAAGAAACGTTCTCGCTGTTGTAAACAAAACTGAAAATCTTTGGACTCAGATGCGGAATACCCTTGAACATAATGTATGCCACAAGTCCAACTATAGTAACAGAACATATTGCAACTGCAAGCCACACCAAAAAGCGCAGCATACGTGACTGGAATGTCTGTGAATGTTCAGAAACAAGTGATTTATTTTTCATGCTTTATCCGATTTGTTTTTCACTACAGTGAAAATAATATTGATAATCAAAATGAATACGAACAGAACAACAGCCGTAGCAATAAGTGCATCTCTGTGAAGATCTGCAGCGTATCCCATTTCCAAAACAATATTTGCAGTAAGTGTACGAACACCTTTTACAAGACTCTGCGGCAGAATAGCCTGGTTACCAGCAACCATGATAACAGCCATAGTTTCACCGATTGCCCTTCCTATTCCAAGAATAATTCCTGAAACAATTCCGTTTTTTGCAGCTGGAAGTTCTGCACAGAAAACGCTGCGTTCCTTGCATGCACCAAGGGCAAGTGAACCCTCGAAGTATCCGCCGGGAACAGCACGGATTGAAGTTTCCGTTGTCTGAACAATTGTCGGCAGAATCATTATTGCAAGAACAATGCTTGCTGCAAGAATACTGGTTCCGCTTCCGCCAAAAACATTTCTGATGGCAGGAACAATAACTGTAAGTCCAAAGAAACCGAATACTACGGAAGGAATGCCCGCAAGTAATTTTATTCCGCTTTCAATAGGTGAATAAATTTTTGAAGGACAAAAGCGTGCCAAAAAAACAGCAGTAAAAACTCCAAGCGGAACACCAAGAATAATGGCACCAAGTGTTACTACAATGCTTCCTACAATCATCGGAAAAATTCCGTACAAATCAATTGACGGCTTCCATCTTAATCCCAATAAGAACTTGTCCAGTCCTATTTTTGCAATCGCCGGAATTCCGTTGGCGAACATAAACACGCAGATAAGAATCAGCGCCGCAATGGAAACAAGGGCAGACAAAAGAAAAACACAATGCATTATTTTTTCTGTAGGTTTTCCGCCTGTCAATATTTTCGTTCTTGCGCTCATAAAATATTCCTCCCAGATAAATCCAGGGCTTTCAAAAAAAATATCTCTAAAAAGAACCGGCAGAATCCCCGGAACAAACCGAAGATACCCGCCGGTTTAACAGAGGGTGATTATTTTACATCGCCCCACTTTGTGATAGAACCAGTGTAGATTCCGTTGATAGAATCTTTTGCTGCGTTGTTAAGAGTATTTTCTTTGTTTACGATAACTGCGATTCCGTCAAGGGCAATCTGTGTTCCCTTGGCACCCTTTGCAGTTTCGCTGTCTTTGATTCCGCGGCTAGCCATTCCGATGTCACAAACACCGCTGATTGCGCTATTTACACCGGTTGTACTGTCAGACATCTGAATTTCAATGTCCATTCCGGGGTTAAGAGCCTTGTATGCTTCTGCAAGTTTTTCCATAACAGGTGTTACTGAAGATGAACCTGCTACAGTAATTTTTCCTGTCTTTCCTGTAGCAATGTAAGCCGGATTCTTTACTGCAGAAATGTATCCGTTCTTTTCTACTACGCTCTGTCCGTCAGAAGAAAGAATGTAGCGGATAAAGTCCTGTGCATTCTCTGAAAGTCCGTCTTTTGTAACAATGTTGAAAGGACGTGAAATCTTGTAGGCACCGCTCTTGATGTTTACAACAGTAGCATCTGCTCCGTCAATCTGGAGAGCCTTTACTGTGTTGTTGAGTGAACCAAGTGAAATGTATCCGATAGCTGTGTTGTTTCCGGCTACAGATGTAAGCATAACTTCTGTTGAGTTTGTGATATCTGCACTGTCGATTGTATAATCAACTTTCTTTCCTTCGGCATTCTTCTTTTCAATTCCGAAAAGTTCGATAAAGGCTCCGCGGGTTCCGCTGCCCTCTTCACGGCTGATTACCGTAATTGTTTTCTTTGAAAGATCAACAGCTCCGCTCTTGGCAGTGCATGACGCAAGTCCGAGTGTTCCAAATGCAATA
Proteins encoded in this window:
- a CDS encoding substrate-binding domain-containing protein translates to MKKGLLLTAGIAAIAFGTLGLASCTAKSGAVDLSKKTITVISREEGSGTRGAFIELFGIEKKNAEGKKVDYTIDSADITNSTEVMLTSVAGNNTAIGYISLGSLNNTVKALQIDGADATVVNIKSGAYKISRPFNIVTKDGLSENAQDFIRYILSSDGQSVVEKNGYISAVKNPAYIATGKTGKITVAGSSSVTPVMEKLAEAYKALNPGMDIEIQMSDSTTGVNSAISGVCDIGMASRGIKDSETAKGAKGTQIALDGIAVIVNKENTLNNAAKDSINGIYTGSITKWGDVK
- the phoU gene encoding phosphate signaling complex protein PhoU, producing MRQYFDSQLKELNKSLQNMGSLCEDCITCATQALLTGSSELGDKAIELEHETDICEREIQSLCMKILYTQQPVARDLKTVSAALKMITDLERIGDQGSDIAELLRHTSIDIRSNSSHIAAMADATIKMVTGSVDAFVRHDAQLAVQVARQDDEVDALFTQVKDDVLNMITSGEKHDRNFAEQVLDTLMIAKYLERIGDHAVNVTEAVRMGLGETEEN
- the pstA gene encoding phosphate ABC transporter permease PstA translates to MKNKSLVSEHSQTFQSRMLRFLVWLAVAICSVTIVGLVAYIMFKGIPHLSPKIFSFVYNSENVSLFPALINTLTIVALTLIIAVPVGIGAAIYLAEYSKKGSRVVKVIRITTETLAGIPSIVYALFGFLFFVTSLGWGYSLLAGSCTLAIMILPVIIRTTEESLLAVNDSFREASFGLGAGKLRTVFRVVLPSAVPGIAAGVVLGTGRVVGETAALIYTAGTVAKIPPNLMGSGRTLAVHLYALWCEGLNTGQSYATAVILLVIVLILNWLSGLLEKAVTKHLVA
- the pstB gene encoding phosphate ABC transporter ATP-binding protein PstB is translated as MSESQNPEAQKTKILTENLNLFYGNFQALYDINLDIPEHEVTAFIGPSGCGKSTLLRTYNRMNDLVDGCKIDGTIKINDQDIYGNIDVNLLRKRVGMVFQKPNPFPMSIYDNIAYGPRTHGIRNRSDLDDIVQRALTGAAIWDEVKDRLHKNALGLSGGQQQRLCIARALAVEPEVLLMDEPTSALDPISTSRIEDLITELKNDYTIVIVTHNMQQATRVSDRTAFFLLGKVIEYGKTEQIFSNPHNKKTEDYITGRFG
- the pstC gene encoding phosphate ABC transporter permease subunit PstC, with protein sequence MSARTKILTGGKPTEKIMHCVFLLSALVSIAALILICVFMFANGIPAIAKIGLDKFLLGLRWKPSIDLYGIFPMIVGSIVVTLGAIILGVPLGVFTAVFLARFCPSKIYSPIESGIKLLAGIPSVVFGFFGLTVIVPAIRNVFGGSGTSILAASIVLAIMILPTIVQTTETSIRAVPGGYFEGSLALGACKERSVFCAELPAAKNGIVSGIILGIGRAIGETMAVIMVAGNQAILPQSLVKGVRTLTANIVLEMGYAADLHRDALIATAVVLFVFILIINIIFTVVKNKSDKA
- a CDS encoding META domain-containing protein, whose product is MKKIASILLATAGCALIFSCASTKNVAKETVQPTGDWELIHFEKSGVTRQIAVSTLTVEEEKKGEYSVTGFSGVNDFGGKFTVNGTAVSPAANFISTKMMGPKAAMEFENEYLAFLTSAESWKTFAEEGTEVLEIASKDSTARFRKMTLEGTSWKINAINTGNALVSVESDAMLSFTDNGEVNGNTGINIINFPYTVDNKSHSIKFGQGQITMMAGSPEEMETEKLFLDNLVKVKNYSLTGKTLTLYSKDGAALLSFTKQDLL
- a CDS encoding flavin reductase translates to MDLKVMNKISYGLFILTARDGTKDNGCVINTAMQVTANPNRIAIAVNKSNYTHDMILKTGEFNISILDESAKFGTFKNFGFKSGRDSDKMVEIKYNRSENGITYLTDECNAYVSAKVCSTVDLGSHTLFIADVTDGQILSSNPSATYAFYHSNIKPAASSAPKKGFICTICGYIYEGDTLPDDFICPICKHPASDFKPL
- a CDS encoding pseudouridine synthase; translated protein: MNEIKDNVFLERLDKILVRNKISTFRRVRRLLQTHCLEVNGQQIFDTGFMASPEHDTFTLDKKPLDLFCEKYIVMNKRAGTLCTKKSESIPTVYDDLNKNEFNEEEFQKLHSVGRLDMDTEGLLILTTNGDFSYRLTDPKFHVNKTYFVELKNECNEEKQMEYKNNFQKGIFIPQEKNESAFVSKPAFLEWKTKNSCLLTISEGKFHQVKRMFCAQKNTVTYLKRVSTGTLELDKNLFPGEYRNLTDAELLNLTGENFNATRA
- a CDS encoding phosphoribosylaminoimidazolesuccinocarboxamide synthase; translated protein: MKKIISGKVREVYDLEDGRMVIVTTDRISAFDVILPTMITGKGKVLNALSNFWFDYTKDIVKNHMISSDLKDMPTEFQKPEYEGRTILVKKLKMIPYEVIVRGYMFGSMYDAYKKGENFLGHKFDKEYQQAEKLDEPIVTPSTKAAEGHDINVTIEYMKNDLGEELGSKIEKTAIAIYKKCYEHAYKNGIIIADTKFEFGLDENGELVLGDEVLTPDSSRFWNLAEYKVGTSPKSYDKQFVRDWLKENNLAGDANIKSIPAEIVEKTAALYRECQTKICGK
- a CDS encoding methyl-accepting chemotaxis protein — encoded protein: MVLKKIAFKSIKTKLLATILAIVVVSNLALGIVTRNVAETSLNESVDSVLTTVASRIAIQIDEINAREIRMLTTLATLEYMRDTSVPIKERIEFMSSTATNIDKNYITVSMFDEEGWTYGSKGNRMSVSSTQMYRDVMRGKKHIGNPVYTDGDIVMYYAVPIFDKNLQPAGAVYAMVKGTRMSDICRGILVGHNSHPVIVNMDTGLVVGHENLDRIKDGMNIKTSAVGDMKNIVNSLCEGESSVYVYRDPETGRKMTCAFQPVGSTCRWAVFCAAPYSDYFRSLQHMSFVMVLTIIVSILIASVLCIVVVTMTIKHLNVVKNSIAEIASGNADLTKRIAQTSKDEIGEVVAGFNSFTDKLHVIISKVKNSKNTLGSAGTRLTESIDDTAAAIQQIIANIAGVHEDMNSQFASVEMTASSVTESSNKIDALEKMIETQAAGVAEASAAVEEMIGNIASVNNSMDKMAESFTELTQSVSEGTNLQNDVNERIHQIEKQSIMLQSANKAIASIASQTNLLAMNAAIEAAHAGDAGRGFSVVADEIRKLSETSSAQSRTIGQQLKEILETIHSMVVASSRSGEAFNKVTERIGDTDELVQQINGAMQEQNEGSRQINSALQSMNDTTVYVRRSSEELSESNRTVLSQMENLRNVTDKMISRMDEMNTGARKIGETENALKKISVQMEESISEIGSQIDEFSI